A part of Streptomyces sp. NBC_01497 genomic DNA contains:
- the mshD gene encoding mycothiol synthase: MTDAAAREPVRQIQTLDALTDEQAAAVLALLADASADDGVQAVSEQGRLQLRGGHREGVRHFLLTVGDEAVGYAQLEDTDPVEAPAAELVVHPSWRGRGHGRALGDALMAASGRRLRVWAHGGKSAARHLAQVLGLTLFRELRQMRRPLAPLDIPEPQIPPGVAIRTFVPGEDDTAWLAVNAAAFAHHPEQGGMTQRDLDDRTAEPWFDPKGFFLAERAGEVIGFHWTKVHAQDQLGEVYVVGIRPDAQGSGLGRTLTAIGLRHLAAEGLPTAMLYVDGDNSAAVRVYEGLGFTTHETDLMYRTEL, encoded by the coding sequence ATGACTGACGCAGCAGCTCGCGAGCCCGTACGGCAGATCCAGACCCTCGACGCGCTCACGGACGAACAGGCCGCGGCGGTACTCGCCCTGCTGGCCGATGCCTCGGCCGACGACGGCGTGCAGGCGGTCTCCGAGCAGGGCCGGCTCCAGCTCCGCGGCGGCCACCGCGAAGGGGTGCGGCACTTCCTCCTCACCGTCGGCGACGAGGCCGTGGGATACGCACAGTTGGAGGACACGGACCCGGTGGAGGCCCCGGCGGCCGAACTCGTCGTGCACCCCTCGTGGCGCGGCAGGGGCCACGGCCGGGCGCTCGGCGACGCCCTGATGGCGGCGTCGGGCCGGCGGCTGCGGGTGTGGGCGCACGGCGGGAAGTCCGCCGCACGCCACCTGGCCCAGGTCCTCGGCCTCACGCTCTTTCGCGAACTGCGGCAGATGCGCCGCCCGTTGGCGCCGCTCGACATCCCGGAGCCGCAGATCCCGCCGGGTGTCGCGATCCGTACGTTCGTGCCGGGCGAGGACGACACCGCCTGGCTCGCGGTGAACGCCGCCGCCTTCGCCCACCACCCCGAACAGGGCGGCATGACGCAGCGCGACCTGGACGACCGCACGGCCGAGCCGTGGTTCGACCCGAAGGGGTTCTTCCTCGCGGAGCGGGCGGGCGAAGTCATCGGTTTCCACTGGACGAAGGTCCACGCCCAGGACCAGCTCGGCGAGGTGTACGTGGTCGGCATCAGGCCGGACGCCCAGGGCAGCGGCCTCGGCAGGACCCTGACCGCGATCGGCCTGCGCCACCTGGCCGCCGAGGGGCTGCCGACGGCGATGCTCTACGTGGACGGCGACAACTCGGCGGCCGTCAGGGTCTACGAGGGCCTGGGCTTCACGACCCACGAGACGGACCTGATGTACCGCACGGAACTCTGA
- a CDS encoding TMEM175 family protein, translating into MGDSGSVDETGTKGPAPAEPSVPAPERARGGASGERLVLFTDAVTAISITLLILPLVDLVPEVASHHESASKVITDHVNQIWSFVLSFAVIANIWGEHHRAFSSVARVTRPLTMWNMGWLLSVVVLPLPTEMIGAFGRDRFVAAFYYATVLATMVCRLAMLRILKNNPGLLEEDGHVSGRSFQDMYTDSYVNVVALVVAFAIALAVPALQYYSLFLLLVPGRIHRRGQKVGHAGLPS; encoded by the coding sequence ATGGGTGACAGCGGCAGCGTCGACGAGACGGGGACGAAGGGGCCCGCTCCGGCGGAGCCGTCGGTTCCCGCGCCGGAGAGGGCAAGGGGAGGCGCTTCCGGGGAGCGTCTGGTGCTCTTCACCGACGCGGTGACCGCGATCTCCATCACCCTGTTGATCCTGCCGCTGGTCGACCTCGTGCCGGAAGTCGCGTCCCACCACGAGAGCGCGAGCAAGGTGATCACCGACCACGTCAACCAGATCTGGAGCTTCGTGCTCAGCTTCGCGGTCATCGCGAACATCTGGGGAGAACACCACCGCGCCTTCTCGTCGGTCGCGAGGGTCACCCGCCCCCTGACGATGTGGAACATGGGGTGGCTGCTGTCCGTCGTCGTGCTCCCCCTCCCGACGGAGATGATCGGCGCCTTCGGCCGCGACCGCTTCGTGGCGGCGTTCTACTACGCGACTGTCCTGGCCACCATGGTGTGCCGGCTGGCCATGCTGAGGATCCTGAAGAACAACCCGGGGCTGCTCGAAGAGGACGGCCACGTGTCGGGCCGGTCCTTCCAGGACATGTACACCGACAGCTACGTCAACGTCGTCGCCCTAGTCGTCGCCTTCGCCATCGCCCTGGCCGTACCCGCTCTCCAGTACTACAGCCTGTTCCTGCTGCTCGTGCCAGGACGGATACACCGCCGGGGGCAGAAGGTCGGGCATGCTGGTCTCCCCTCCTGA
- a CDS encoding RNA degradosome polyphosphate kinase translates to MSQQPAEVPVQQNQQSARPQGPAAQPSVGFIAAHRPSTVAGGTVSDLEPDLDADLDTYEEAGVPEGAELLPQGRFLDRERSWLAFNERVLELAEDPATPLLERANFLAIFASNLDEFFMVRVAGLKRRIATGVATRSASGLQPREVLDLIWTRSRELMARHAACYQQDVAPALGDEGIHIVRWPELTEKEQARLFTLFRQQIFPVLTPLAVDPAHPFPYISGLSLNLAVVVRNPVSGHRHFARVKVPPLLSRFLEASPQRFVPLEDVIAAHLEELFPGMEVLAHHMFRVTRNEDLEVEEDDAENLLKALEKELMRRRFGPPVRLEVEESIDPYVLDLLVRELKVSDAEVYPLPGLLDLTALFGISSLDRPELKYPRFIAGTHRDLAEVESASAPDIFAALRERDVLLHHPYDSFSTSVQAFLEQAAGDPDVLAIKQTLYRTSGDSPIVDALIDAAESGKQVLVLVEIKARFDEQANIKWARKLEESGCHVVYGLVGLKTHCKLSLVVRQEGDTLRRYSHVGTGNYHPKTARLYEDLGLLTADPQVGADLSDLFNRLSGYSRRETYRRLLVAPKSLRDGLISRINKEAAHHRAGRPAYIKIKVNSMVDEAIIDSLYRASQAGVPVDIWVRGICAIRPDVPGLSENIRVRSILGRFLEHSRVFAFCNGGEPEVWLGSADMMHRNLDRRIEALVRVTDPAHRAALTRLLETGMSEKTSSWHLGPDGEWTRHATDADGLPLRNVQEMLIDARRRRRAAP, encoded by the coding sequence ATGAGTCAGCAGCCCGCCGAGGTACCGGTCCAGCAAAACCAGCAGTCCGCGCGCCCGCAGGGGCCCGCGGCGCAGCCCTCCGTGGGTTTCATCGCCGCGCACCGGCCGAGCACCGTCGCCGGTGGGACCGTCTCCGACCTGGAACCCGACCTCGACGCCGACCTCGACACCTACGAGGAGGCAGGCGTGCCCGAAGGGGCCGAGCTGCTTCCGCAGGGCCGGTTCCTGGACCGTGAGCGCAGCTGGCTCGCGTTCAACGAGCGCGTGCTGGAGCTGGCCGAGGACCCGGCGACCCCGCTCCTTGAGCGGGCTAACTTCCTGGCGATCTTCGCGTCGAACCTGGACGAGTTCTTCATGGTCCGGGTCGCGGGCCTGAAGCGCCGCATCGCCACCGGCGTCGCGACGCGCTCGGCCTCCGGGCTCCAGCCGCGCGAGGTGCTCGACCTGATCTGGACCCGGTCGCGGGAGCTCATGGCCCGGCACGCCGCCTGCTACCAGCAGGACGTCGCCCCGGCGCTCGGCGACGAGGGCATACACATCGTGCGCTGGCCCGAGCTGACGGAGAAGGAGCAGGCCCGCCTGTTCACGCTCTTCCGCCAGCAGATCTTCCCGGTCCTCACCCCCCTCGCCGTGGACCCGGCGCACCCCTTCCCGTACATCTCGGGGCTCTCCCTCAACCTCGCCGTCGTCGTGCGCAACCCCGTCAGCGGCCACCGGCACTTCGCGCGGGTCAAGGTGCCGCCGCTGCTGTCGCGGTTCCTGGAGGCGTCCCCGCAGCGGTTCGTGCCACTGGAAGACGTCATAGCCGCGCACCTGGAGGAGCTGTTCCCCGGCATGGAGGTGCTCGCGCACCACATGTTCCGGGTCACGCGCAACGAGGACCTGGAGGTCGAGGAGGACGACGCCGAGAACCTCCTCAAGGCGCTGGAGAAGGAGCTCATGCGGCGCCGCTTCGGTCCGCCGGTGCGCCTGGAGGTCGAGGAGTCCATCGACCCGTACGTGCTGGACCTGCTCGTGCGCGAGCTGAAGGTCTCCGACGCGGAGGTGTACCCGCTGCCGGGGCTCCTCGACCTGACCGCGCTGTTCGGCATCTCGTCGCTGGACCGGCCCGAGCTGAAGTACCCGCGGTTCATCGCGGGCACGCACCGCGATCTCGCGGAGGTGGAGTCGGCGTCCGCGCCGGACATCTTCGCGGCGCTGCGCGAGCGGGACGTCCTGCTGCACCACCCGTACGACTCGTTCTCGACGTCCGTGCAGGCCTTCCTGGAGCAGGCGGCCGGCGACCCGGACGTCCTCGCGATCAAGCAGACCCTGTACCGGACGTCCGGCGACTCCCCCATCGTGGACGCGCTGATCGACGCCGCCGAGTCCGGCAAGCAGGTCCTCGTCCTCGTCGAGATCAAGGCCCGCTTCGACGAGCAGGCCAACATCAAGTGGGCGCGCAAGCTGGAGGAGTCCGGCTGCCACGTCGTGTACGGCCTGGTCGGCCTGAAGACCCACTGCAAGCTGTCCCTGGTCGTACGGCAGGAGGGCGACACCCTCCGCCGCTACAGCCACGTCGGCACCGGCAACTACCACCCGAAGACCGCGCGGCTGTACGAGGACCTCGGCCTGCTCACCGCGGACCCGCAGGTGGGCGCCGACCTGTCCGACCTGTTCAACCGGCTCTCCGGCTACTCGCGCCGCGAGACGTACCGCCGGCTCCTGGTCGCGCCGAAGTCCCTGCGCGACGGCCTGATCTCCCGGATCAACAAGGAGGCCGCGCACCACCGTGCCGGGCGGCCCGCCTACATCAAGATCAAGGTCAACTCGATGGTGGACGAGGCGATCATCGACTCGCTCTACCGCGCGTCGCAGGCCGGTGTCCCCGTCGACATCTGGGTACGCGGCATCTGCGCGATCCGCCCCGACGTGCCGGGGCTCTCCGAGAACATCCGCGTGCGCTCCATACTCGGCCGCTTCCTCGAACACTCCCGGGTGTTCGCGTTCTGCAACGGCGGCGAGCCCGAAGTGTGGCTCGGCAGCGCCGACATGATGCACCGCAATCTCGACCGCCGCATAGAGGCCCTCGTACGGGTCACCGACCCGGCCCACCGCGCCGCGCTGACCCGGCTGCTGGAGACCGGGATGTCCGAGAAGACCTCCTCGTGGCACCTCGGACCCGACGGCGAATGGACCCGGCACGCCACGGACGCGGACGGGCTGCCCCTGCGGAACGTACAGGAAATGCTCATTGACGCCCGGAGGCGCCGGCGTGCCGCACCATGA
- a CDS encoding CHAD domain-containing protein, whose translation MLSRYLHSRAGDFLRSLRLYSESGSDTATAEQAASALRASARRISGTLYTYRVLLDPVWADHLRKELAWLAGTLAQEHACTARLHRLVGALGRLSGLGAAAAPAGTAAAANGVPLARVAHAATTGTAPAAATATANGTTTATDGSGLAGGAAHGSPGPEAAPPLTPEPPPAGALTVGASRAGALLDRQLTLARTRAHSAALQALGSSRFHAVADAVAVLASEVPLGPVVGAAAASEVLAAPGEWTERQLLDAVAALPLSRASHPYNAEALVHGLSTASEGEAQDAPWHQVRQLLRLHRYAQEVWCPGGAGPAPVLTDAGRTLDRHRDAAEASAAAANAARTPRIAPATAYALGVLHADQRLEVEAARFAFQQLWQQATATAAR comes from the coding sequence GTGCTGTCCCGGTACCTGCACTCCCGGGCCGGTGACTTCCTGCGCAGCCTGCGGCTGTACAGCGAGAGCGGCTCCGACACGGCCACCGCCGAGCAGGCGGCGAGCGCGCTGCGTGCCTCGGCACGCCGGATCAGCGGCACCCTGTACACGTACCGGGTCCTGCTCGACCCGGTGTGGGCCGACCACCTGCGCAAGGAGCTGGCCTGGCTGGCCGGCACACTCGCGCAGGAGCACGCGTGCACGGCGCGGCTGCACCGGCTGGTGGGGGCGCTCGGCCGGCTCTCCGGCCTGGGCGCCGCGGCCGCGCCGGCCGGAACCGCCGCGGCCGCGAACGGCGTCCCGCTCGCCCGGGTGGCGCACGCGGCCACCACGGGCACCGCACCGGCGGCGGCCACCGCGACCGCGAACGGCACCACCACGGCCACCGACGGCTCCGGGCTTGCGGGCGGCGCCGCGCACGGCTCCCCGGGTCCGGAGGCGGCGCCACCGCTCACGCCGGAGCCGCCGCCGGCCGGCGCGCTGACCGTCGGCGCCTCCCGGGCGGGCGCGCTGCTCGACCGGCAGCTGACACTCGCCAGGACCCGCGCCCACTCGGCGGCGCTCCAGGCACTCGGCTCGTCACGCTTCCACGCCGTCGCCGACGCGGTGGCGGTGCTCGCCTCCGAGGTGCCGCTCGGGCCGGTGGTGGGCGCGGCGGCGGCCTCCGAGGTGCTCGCCGCACCCGGTGAGTGGACGGAGCGTCAACTGCTCGACGCGGTGGCCGCGCTGCCGCTGTCCCGCGCGTCCCACCCGTACAACGCGGAGGCGCTGGTGCACGGCCTGTCCACCGCGTCCGAGGGCGAGGCGCAGGACGCGCCGTGGCACCAGGTCCGGCAGTTGCTGCGGCTGCACCGCTACGCGCAGGAGGTGTGGTGCCCGGGCGGCGCCGGCCCCGCCCCGGTGCTGACGGACGCGGGCCGGACCCTGGACCGCCACCGCGACGCGGCGGAGGCCTCGGCCGCCGCCGCGAACGCCGCCCGCACCCCCCGGATCGCCCCGGCGACCGCGTACGCGCTCGGGGTGCTCCACGCGGACCAGCGGCTGGAGGTGGAGGCGGCCCGCTTCGCGTTCCAGCAGCTGTGGCAGCAGGCGACGGCCACGGCGGCACGCTGA
- a CDS encoding NUDIX hydrolase, translating into MTAADHRRSGETILAAGCLLWRSVTSGAGPRTAGRGPGAASRPDDGTAGGEGGGALNAVVDGAPGGAVELCLVHRPAYDDWSHPKGKLKHGESALAAALREVLEETGHYCVPGARIGTVDYEVDGRPKTVEYWAAEESGGSFTPGDEVDRILWLSPAAARERLTQPRDRLLVDGLVAALRATRSGDR; encoded by the coding sequence ATGACGGCAGCGGACCACCGGCGGAGCGGCGAGACGATCCTCGCGGCGGGCTGCCTGCTCTGGCGGAGCGTCACCTCCGGCGCGGGACCCCGTACGGCGGGCAGGGGCCCGGGAGCCGCCTCACGCCCCGATGACGGCACGGCCGGCGGCGAGGGCGGTGGCGCGCTCAACGCAGTGGTCGACGGCGCGCCGGGCGGCGCCGTCGAACTCTGCCTCGTCCACCGCCCCGCGTACGACGACTGGTCGCACCCCAAGGGAAAGCTGAAGCACGGGGAGTCCGCGCTGGCCGCGGCGCTGCGCGAGGTCCTTGAGGAGACCGGCCACTACTGCGTGCCCGGCGCGCGCATCGGCACGGTCGACTACGAGGTGGACGGGCGGCCCAAGACGGTCGAGTACTGGGCGGCGGAGGAGAGCGGCGGCAGCTTCACCCCGGGCGACGAGGTCGACCGCATCCTGTGGCTGTCCCCCGCGGCCGCCAGGGAACGCCTCACGCAGCCCCGCGACCGGCTCCTCGTCGACGGCCTCGTCGCCGCACTGCGCGCCACCCGCTCGGGCGACCGCTGA